Part of the Vicinamibacteria bacterium genome is shown below.
GATCTTGCGGGCCGTGTGCTTCACCACCGTTTGGCCCAGCGTGACCTGACCGTCGCCCGCGATCGCGCAGCTGCCCTTCACGCGCACGGCCAGGATCGTGGTCCCGTGGGGGGTGGTGTCGCTGTTCATGGGGAGGGCTCGGGTACGGACCGAAAAGCTTAGTATAGGGGGGGGCGTCGGGGCGGGTCAACGAAGCGGGGGGCCCTGATCCCCCGGGAGGTCGTGGGTGGGCCTGAAGTCGCTGGCGCTCGTCTCCGGACTCTACGACCTCGCGCTCGCCCTGCCCATGCTGGTGGCGGCACCCCGTCTGGCCGAGCTCTTCGGTGCGCCTCCTCCCGTGCCCCTCCTCAACGCCCAGCTCAACGGCATCTTCACCCTGACCCTCGCCGTGGGCTACTTCTGGGCGGCCCGGGACCCCGAGGCGCGGCGCGGCTACTTCTGGGTGGCGGGTGTCCTGGCCAAGGGGTTGGGGGCCGCCCTCTTCGTGCTCGACCACTTCACGGAGGGCTCGCCCGCCGCCTTCCTCCTCTTCGCGGCCACGGACGGGACCCTGGCCCTCGCCACCCTGGCCCTGCTCTGCCGCCGCCGGGCCTAATACTCGACGTACTCGATCCGACGGTGCAGCTCCTCGGGCGCGATCTTGCCCGCGGCCCGGTCGTCCAGCTCCTTCTTGCGCACGCGCACCACCAGGGTCCGCAGCGGACGCGCGATCACGAAAGGGGACCCGGGGACGAAGTCCACCGCCACCACCACGGACTCCTCCGGGCGCACGATCCGCAGGCTGTGACCCTGGCCTTCGAGCGCGCTGGTGACGGCGGCGCGGACATCGGAGATGACCTGCCCGGGGCCGCGGGTGTCCTCCGGGCCCTCGGACTCGAACCAGAAGCGCCAGGGGGGCGGGATGGGCGGGGGGACGGGACCGGAGGGCGGCGAAGGGGCGGGGGGCGGCCCCAACCGGATCTGGATCTCCTGCGTGAACTCCTCGAGGTCGTGCTCGGCCTTCTGTCGGTCACGCTCCGCCTGACGCTGCAGGTCTTCCGCCTGCTCCACCATAGTCTTCACGTCTTGCTCCCGCAGCTCGGCTTCGTCGGTGCGGCCTTGCTGGGCGAGACTCTGGGCCTCACGCTGCAGCCGTCGCTGCTCTTGGCGGAGCCGCGCCACCCCCGTCTGCGCCCGCCCCCGCATGATGAAGACGCGCCCTTCCTCGGGGAGGGCGCGGGGGGCGAGGATGAAGACCGCGCCCATGCCTTTGAGGTGGTAGGCCCGGCAAGAATCTCCCCCCAAGACGAGGCTCGTCCCGCTTCGGCTCACCTTGGCCACCGCCCCTACGAGAGCGGACTGCACGGCCTGGAGGTCGGCGCGCGGATCGGGGGTCGCCTGAGCGAAGGCCCGCGCGGGAAGGACAAGGAGCGCCGTCGCCAGGGCGGCGGCGGGGGCAAGACGCCAGGGCATGGTCATCACCTCTTCTGTGCGGCCTCAAGCACGTAGCCCATGAGCTCGGTGGTGCGGGCCACTTGCTGTCCGTTCTTGCCGTCCAGATAGGAGAGGCCCGCGCTGATACGGGCCATATCGTACCGGCGCTGGGCTTCCTTCTTCGCGGTCCAGTCCTCCAGGCTCGCGCGCAGGAGCTCCCCCTGACGCAACTCGCTCTTCTGGATCATCTCCTCGACCTGGGGCAGGACCGCCGGCTCGGCACGCGGGGCGGCCGAGAGCGTGGCCTGCAGGGCCTGGATCTCTTCGTGGTGGCGGGCGTCCTGCTCGGCGAGCAGCCGCCGCAGATCCCGGTCTCCGCTCCCCAGGCGGATGGCGAGCTGGCCCTTCTCGTAGCGCACCTCGGAGCCGGAGAGGCCGAAGGCCGCGCCCACGGCCAGGAGGAGGACGGCGGCCGCG
Proteins encoded:
- a CDS encoding zf-HC2 domain-containing protein, whose translation is MECSVLRDERLDVLYGEADPATRERVEEHLAACSTCREEMAALRGLRGQLAAWEVPEGLRKTVRPRSAPSRFLAAAAVLLLAVGAAFGLSGSEVRYEKGQLAIRLGSGDRDLRRLLAEQDARHHEEIQALQATLSAAPRAEPAVLPQVEEMIQKSELRQGELLRASLEDWTAKKEAQRRYDMARISAGLSYLDGKNGQQVARTTELMGYVLEAAQKR